One genomic region from Terriglobia bacterium encodes:
- a CDS encoding NAD(P)H-binding protein, with amino-acid sequence MSVVTGGFGFSGRCIAQKLLMRGERVRTLTNHPDTASALYDRMEIARLDFEDEATLARSLAGATVLFNTYWVRFAYGGASHELAIRNTKRLIRAAEAAGVKKIVHVSITNPSLESPLPYFRGKAEVEESIRASKLSYAILRPAVLFGQGDILINNIAWMLRNFPVFAVPRMGEYRVQPIFVEDLAELAVASGRAKENGVSDAVGPETYTYDALVRMIQEAIGSRARITYQPAPLIRLASKILGLIVDDVVLTRDEIKGLTADLLVSHGPPTGHTSLHDWIYANARNLGTTYASELGRHYREHAAGHRL; translated from the coding sequence GTGAGCGTTGTAACCGGAGGATTTGGGTTCAGCGGAAGATGCATCGCGCAGAAGCTGCTGATGCGGGGAGAACGGGTGCGCACGCTGACGAATCATCCGGATACCGCCTCGGCTCTGTACGACCGCATGGAAATTGCGCGTCTCGATTTCGAAGATGAGGCCACGCTGGCGCGGTCTCTGGCAGGTGCAACCGTTCTCTTCAACACGTACTGGGTGCGTTTTGCGTACGGAGGGGCTAGCCATGAACTGGCGATCCGGAACACGAAGCGGCTGATTCGCGCGGCGGAAGCAGCCGGGGTGAAGAAAATCGTTCACGTCAGCATTACGAATCCGTCGCTGGAATCGCCGCTGCCGTATTTCCGCGGGAAGGCCGAGGTGGAGGAGAGCATTCGTGCCTCAAAGCTGTCCTACGCCATCCTGCGGCCTGCAGTGTTATTTGGCCAGGGCGACATTCTGATCAACAACATCGCCTGGATGTTGCGGAATTTTCCGGTATTCGCGGTGCCGCGCATGGGCGAATACCGCGTACAGCCCATCTTCGTGGAGGACCTGGCGGAACTGGCGGTCGCGAGCGGACGCGCAAAGGAAAATGGTGTCAGCGATGCCGTGGGTCCGGAGACGTACACCTATGATGCGCTGGTGCGAATGATTCAAGAGGCCATTGGCAGCCGGGCACGAATTACATATCAGCCGGCGCCGCTGATTCGGCTGGCGTCAAAGATCCTCGGATTGATCGTCGATGACGTGGTGCTCACGAGAGACGAAATCAAGGGATTGACGGCGGATCTACTCGTTTCACACGGGCCGCCCACAGGACACACGAGCCTGCACGATTGGATTTACGCGAATGCTCGGAACCTGGGAACGACCTATGCGTCGGAACTGGGGAGACACTATCGCGAGCATGCGGCGGGGCATCGGCTGTAG
- a CDS encoding MarR family transcriptional regulator has product MTELSQTKKQFILHWGEMGNRWGINRTVAQIHALLHVSPTPLTAEEIAETLSVARSNVSTSLRELQGWGLVRAVHVLGDRRQHFDSIKDVWEMFKIILEQRKRREVDPTLDLLKSCIAELGPNDKYTRERLRELHEFFAEIDALYTEMRGVPIPALRGAIRARGKFRKLFIGQVRS; this is encoded by the coding sequence ATGACGGAACTCAGCCAGACCAAGAAACAGTTCATTCTCCACTGGGGCGAGATGGGCAATCGGTGGGGAATCAACCGTACAGTGGCCCAGATTCATGCCTTGCTACATGTTTCGCCGACCCCGCTTACAGCCGAAGAGATCGCAGAAACGCTCAGCGTGGCGAGGTCGAACGTCAGCACCAGCTTGCGCGAGTTGCAGGGTTGGGGATTGGTGCGGGCCGTGCACGTCCTGGGAGATCGGCGGCAGCACTTTGATTCCATCAAAGATGTCTGGGAAATGTTTAAGATCATTCTCGAGCAGCGAAAACGGCGCGAGGTGGACCCGACACTCGATCTGTTGAAGAGTTGCATTGCCGAACTAGGGCCGAATGACAAATACACGCGGGAACGTCTAAGGGAACTACATGAATTCTTCGCCGAGATCGATGCGCTGTATACGGAAATGCGGGGGGTTCCGATACCGGCATTGAGGGGAGCAATAAGGGCGCGGGGAAAATTTAGAAAGCTATTTATCGGACAAGTAAGATCATAA